A DNA window from Gillisia sp. Hel1_33_143 contains the following coding sequences:
- the lpxK gene encoding tetraacyldisaccharide 4'-kinase, protein MSILRKLLFPFAILYGIIIRVRNYLYDEDVLKSSSYTIPVICVGNLSVGGTGKSPMIEYLLNLLVPHSKVATLSRGYGRTTKGFILLNGLENASEVGDEPLQFKTKFKDVLIAVDENRQHGIQVLKDENNAEVILLDDAFQHRKVKAGLNIVLTKFDSLYIDDLMLPAGDLREPIAGVERAQIIVVTKCPKLLSEQDAKKICEKLKLKNYQKLFFSYIDYSQMVISSSGSKSITSFEGTKITLVTGIANPKSLLHYLDEIDIKYDHLNYPDHHNFSKAELEQIAQATIIITTEKDYMRLKDKIVHPDLYYLPIKMKFISNTSEFDGMVKKFIE, encoded by the coding sequence ATGAGTATCCTTAGAAAATTACTATTCCCCTTCGCTATACTTTACGGAATCATCATTCGCGTAAGAAACTATTTATATGATGAAGATGTGCTTAAATCTAGCTCATATACCATCCCTGTGATCTGCGTTGGAAACTTAAGTGTGGGAGGTACTGGTAAATCTCCAATGATAGAGTATCTACTTAATTTATTAGTTCCACACTCTAAAGTAGCTACTTTAAGCAGAGGTTATGGCAGAACAACCAAAGGTTTTATTTTGTTGAACGGATTGGAAAATGCTAGTGAGGTAGGGGATGAGCCTCTTCAGTTTAAGACCAAATTTAAAGATGTGCTTATTGCTGTAGATGAAAATAGACAACACGGAATACAAGTTTTAAAGGATGAAAATAATGCTGAGGTGATACTTCTAGATGATGCATTTCAACATAGAAAAGTGAAAGCAGGATTGAACATTGTTCTCACAAAATTTGACAGTTTGTATATAGATGATCTTATGTTGCCGGCCGGAGATCTTAGAGAGCCTATTGCTGGTGTTGAAAGAGCGCAGATTATTGTAGTTACTAAATGTCCAAAACTGCTTAGCGAGCAGGATGCGAAAAAGATCTGTGAGAAACTAAAACTGAAAAATTATCAGAAGTTGTTTTTTAGCTACATAGACTATAGCCAAATGGTAATTAGTTCTAGTGGTTCCAAATCTATAACATCTTTTGAGGGAACTAAAATAACGCTGGTTACAGGAATTGCAAATCCAAAATCTTTACTTCATTATTTAGATGAAATAGATATTAAATACGATCATTTAAATTATCCCGATCATCATAATTTTAGCAAGGCCGAATTAGAGCAGATCGCTCAAGCTACAATTATAATAACTACTGAAAAAGATTATATGAGGCTGAAGGATAAGATAGTGCATCCAGACCTCTATTATTTACCTATAAAAATGAAATTCATATCAAACACATCAGAATTCGACGGAATGGTGAAGAAGTTTATAGAATAA
- a CDS encoding Nif3-like dinuclear metal center hexameric protein: MIIAEVIEHLEDFAPIATAEDFDNVGLLVGDTKTKVSGILITLDTLEETVDEAIAKGCNLIVSFHPIIFSGLKKLNGSNYVERTVIKAIKNDIAIYAIHTALDNHHLGVNKMMCDQIGLINTKILIPKKNSIKKLTTYIPSKKAEELREELFKAGAGSIGNYDECSFNLEGKGSFKPNSHASPVIGERGKLHIEEETQIGITFPAHLEGKILKSLFKNHPYEEVAYEVITLDNAHQNMGMGMIGEFEKSKTEIEFLEHLKNVFGTACIRHSNLLEKPVFKVAVLGGSGSFAIENAKRAGADFFVTADLKYHDFYRAEESLVLADIGHYESEQYTKNLLHSYLSKKISNFALILANTKTNPIKYY, translated from the coding sequence ATGATTATTGCAGAAGTTATTGAACATTTAGAAGATTTTGCTCCCATTGCAACCGCAGAAGATTTTGACAATGTTGGCTTATTAGTTGGTGATACAAAAACAAAGGTTTCAGGGATTCTTATCACCCTAGACACTTTAGAGGAAACTGTTGATGAAGCTATCGCAAAGGGTTGTAATTTAATAGTGAGCTTTCACCCCATTATCTTTTCTGGCTTAAAAAAGCTGAACGGCTCTAATTATGTGGAACGAACTGTAATTAAAGCTATAAAAAATGATATTGCCATTTATGCCATACATACCGCTTTGGACAATCATCATTTAGGAGTTAATAAAATGATGTGTGACCAAATAGGATTGATAAATACCAAGATCTTAATCCCAAAGAAGAATAGCATCAAAAAGCTCACTACTTATATTCCTTCAAAGAAAGCAGAAGAACTTAGGGAAGAATTATTTAAGGCTGGCGCAGGCTCCATTGGGAATTATGATGAATGCAGCTTTAATCTTGAAGGCAAAGGAAGTTTTAAACCAAATTCTCATGCTTCTCCAGTAATTGGAGAACGTGGAAAATTACATATTGAAGAAGAAACACAAATAGGCATCACATTTCCTGCACATTTAGAAGGTAAGATCTTAAAAAGCTTATTTAAAAATCATCCTTATGAGGAAGTTGCTTATGAGGTTATAACTCTAGATAATGCACATCAAAATATGGGTATGGGTATGATCGGGGAATTTGAAAAAAGCAAAACGGAAATAGAGTTTCTGGAACATTTAAAAAATGTCTTTGGAACGGCATGTATAAGACATTCTAACCTTCTAGAAAAACCAGTATTTAAAGTTGCTGTTTTAGGAGGCAGTGGAAGTTTTGCAATAGAGAATGCAAAACGTGCTGGCGCAGACTTCTTTGTAACTGCAGATCTTAAATATCACGATTTCTACAGAGCCGAGGAATCACTGGTTCTAGCAGATATTGGACACTACGAAAGTGAGCAGTACACAAAAAATCTTTTACATTCGTATCTTAGTAAAAAAATTAGTAATTTTGCACTTATTTTAGCGAATACAAAAACCAATCCTATCAAGTATTATTAA
- a CDS encoding zinc ribbon domain-containing protein: MAKKTDVTVEEKLRALYDLQLIDSRIDEIRNVRGELPLEVEDLEDEVAGLNTRIQKLDSDLEVIDNDIKTKKSLIEESKTAIKKYSEQQKNVRNNREFNALSKEVEFQELEIELAEKHIKEYRAQIEQKKEVITQTKERLTDRDKHLTHKKGELDAILAETQKEEEMLVKKSNDFQEQIEERLISAYKRIRTNVKNGLAVVAVERGASGGSYFTIPPQVIVEIAGRRKIITDEHSGRILVDEDLAKEEQEKMEAFFTKF, from the coding sequence ATGGCAAAAAAAACCGATGTTACTGTAGAAGAGAAGTTAAGAGCGTTGTACGATCTTCAACTAATTGATTCTAGAATCGATGAAATTAGAAATGTGCGAGGTGAACTTCCATTGGAGGTAGAAGATTTAGAAGATGAAGTAGCCGGATTAAACACACGTATTCAAAAACTGGATTCTGATTTAGAGGTTATAGATAATGACATTAAGACTAAGAAAAGCCTTATTGAAGAATCTAAGACTGCAATAAAGAAATACAGCGAGCAACAAAAGAATGTTCGTAACAATCGTGAATTTAATGCATTAAGCAAAGAGGTTGAGTTCCAGGAATTGGAGATCGAACTTGCAGAAAAGCATATCAAAGAATATAGAGCTCAAATTGAGCAGAAAAAAGAAGTGATCACTCAAACAAAAGAACGTTTGACGGATAGAGATAAGCATTTAACCCACAAAAAGGGAGAATTGGATGCTATTCTTGCGGAGACTCAAAAAGAAGAAGAAATGCTTGTTAAAAAATCTAACGATTTTCAAGAGCAAATTGAAGAGAGACTAATAAGCGCTTACAAGAGAATTAGAACCAATGTTAAAAATGGTTTAGCTGTTGTTGCTGTAGAACGTGGAGCTTCTGGAGGATCTTACTTTACTATCCCACCACAAGTTATTGTGGAGATTGCTGGAAGAAGAAAAATTATTACAGATGAGCACAGTGGTAGAATTTTGGTAGATGAAGATCTAGCGAAAGAAGAACAAGAAAAAATGGAAGCATTTTTTACTAAGTTCTAA
- the msrA gene encoding peptide-methionine (S)-S-oxide reductase MsrA: protein MKLPLLISLTALFFSCGNGNTQNRSSTSEALTTAEPIEVPNKDGMAHAYFASGCFWCVEAVYESVEGVQEAVSGYAGGEMQNPTYENSGKHAETVEVIYDPNKVDYETLVNVYFGSQDPTQVNGQGPDNGVHYRSIIFYQNPQQKQIIEKVKEEVGKNYDKPIAAEVLPFLKFWKAEDYHQNYEKLHPENPYIQNVSIPRINRFQKKFPELLKKGNH, encoded by the coding sequence ATGAAATTACCCTTATTAATTTCACTTACTGCATTGTTCTTTTCTTGCGGTAATGGAAATACTCAGAATCGATCAAGCACATCAGAAGCTTTAACTACTGCAGAACCTATAGAAGTACCAAATAAGGACGGAATGGCTCATGCATACTTTGCTAGTGGTTGCTTTTGGTGTGTGGAAGCAGTATATGAAAGTGTAGAAGGTGTGCAGGAAGCTGTATCTGGATATGCAGGAGGAGAAATGCAAAATCCTACTTATGAGAATAGTGGCAAACATGCTGAAACTGTGGAAGTGATCTATGATCCAAATAAAGTAGATTATGAAACCTTGGTAAATGTTTATTTTGGTTCACAAGATCCCACTCAAGTAAATGGACAAGGACCAGATAATGGAGTGCATTACAGATCCATAATATTTTATCAGAACCCGCAGCAAAAACAGATTATTGAAAAGGTAAAAGAGGAAGTAGGTAAAAACTACGATAAACCTATTGCTGCTGAAGTACTTCCATTTTTAAAATTCTGGAAAGCCGAGGACTACCACCAGAACTATGAAAAACTACACCCGGAAAATCCATACATTCAAAATGTTTCTATCCCAAGAATAAATAGATTCCAAAAGAAATTTCCTGAATTATTAAAAAAAGGAAATCACTAG
- a CDS encoding FAD-dependent oxidoreductase, whose amino-acid sequence MQTKKNIAIIGSGLVGSLLAIYLKKRGHDVTVFDRRRDVRTVEFSGRSINLAMSNRGWEALRKVGVEDEIREIALPLDKRAMHVNEKPLYFQKYGKEGEAIYSISRGILNRKMIDLAENAGVVFKFEEKVWDIDLGEAKIFTGESERSEWKSYKYDLVFGADGAFSRVRHKMQRQSRFNYSQHFIDVGYKELTIPANADGSHKLDNASFHIWPRGEFMLIAMPNLDGSFTCTLFMPFEGEVSFETIGTEAAAESFFSEYFPDIKHDISNLTNDFFKNPTSAMVTMKCFPWTYQNTVALVGDSAHAIVPFYGQGMNAGFEDISVLDSLIEKYGDDWERIFKEYQNSRKPNADAIAELSYRNLVEMSSKTANPKFLLQKKIEKKFSEKHPDKWLPLYSRVTFSDRPYAEALAIGDEQRTIMEKIMKIDDIEEIWDGEEVENKILKALNKSELSFK is encoded by the coding sequence ATGCAGACAAAAAAAAATATTGCGATCATAGGATCTGGATTGGTAGGATCACTTCTTGCAATCTATTTAAAAAAGCGGGGGCATGATGTTACTGTTTTTGACAGAAGACGTGATGTGCGCACTGTAGAATTTTCTGGTAGATCCATAAATTTAGCAATGTCTAATAGAGGCTGGGAAGCTTTACGCAAGGTTGGTGTAGAAGATGAAATTAGAGAAATTGCTTTACCATTAGACAAACGTGCTATGCACGTAAATGAAAAGCCACTATACTTCCAGAAATATGGAAAAGAAGGAGAGGCTATCTATTCTATTTCTCGCGGAATTCTAAATAGAAAAATGATAGATCTTGCTGAAAATGCAGGTGTTGTTTTCAAGTTTGAAGAGAAAGTTTGGGATATAGACCTTGGAGAAGCTAAAATTTTTACTGGTGAAAGTGAAAGAAGCGAATGGAAATCTTACAAATATGACCTAGTTTTTGGGGCAGATGGCGCTTTTTCTCGAGTAAGACATAAAATGCAGAGACAGAGTAGGTTTAACTACTCTCAACATTTTATAGATGTAGGTTATAAAGAATTAACCATTCCTGCTAATGCAGACGGGAGTCATAAATTAGATAATGCTTCTTTTCATATATGGCCACGTGGAGAATTTATGCTCATTGCTATGCCTAATTTAGATGGAAGTTTTACCTGTACTCTTTTCATGCCGTTTGAGGGAGAGGTATCTTTTGAAACTATAGGGACCGAGGCGGCTGCAGAATCTTTCTTTAGTGAATACTTTCCAGATATAAAGCATGATATTTCCAATTTAACTAACGATTTTTTTAAGAATCCTACTAGTGCTATGGTTACAATGAAATGCTTTCCATGGACCTATCAAAATACAGTAGCTTTAGTAGGAGACTCTGCACATGCTATAGTTCCATTTTATGGGCAAGGAATGAACGCTGGTTTTGAAGATATCTCTGTGCTAGATTCACTTATTGAAAAATATGGAGATGATTGGGAGCGTATATTTAAAGAATATCAAAATAGTAGAAAACCTAACGCAGATGCAATTGCAGAACTTAGTTATAGAAATTTGGTAGAAATGAGCAGTAAAACTGCTAACCCTAAATTTTTACTTCAGAAAAAAATTGAAAAAAAATTCTCAGAGAAGCACCCAGATAAATGGTTGCCTTTGTATTCCAGAGTTACATTTTCAGACAGGCCTTATGCAGAAGCGCTTGCTATAGGGGATGAACAAAGAACTATCATGGAAAAGATTATGAAAATTGACGATATTGAAGAGATTTGGGATGGTGAAGAAGTAGAAAATAAAATACTTAAAGCACTTAATAAAAGCGAATTGAGTTTTAAATAG
- a CDS encoding alkene reductase produces MTEDQPLLQSYQLGDLTLKNRVVMAPMTRNRADNKEKAPTSLHAKYYRQRSGAGLIITEGSQISERAVGYINTPGIHTDAQIEGWKKVTSAVHEEDGKIFIQLWHCGRMSHPKFHKGEKPLAPSAVNPNAQSYTQDGFEDTVEPQAMSLAEIKETVQEFKRAAQNAKDAGFDGIEIHSSNGYLIHQFFNKKANLRDDDYGGSIQNRARFFFEIIDACIEVWQENRIGVRLNPSLNDVFGITATEETIPTFDYIIKKLNAYDLSYLHLSEPFTDVSDIDYLESNIAEHYRPIYKGNLMINAGFTQEKGNKFIEEGKADMVAFGKLFISNPDLPARFANNAPMAEWDEDTFYTPGEKGYTDYPRYEDEKKNVKAE; encoded by the coding sequence ATGACAGAGGACCAACCCCTATTGCAATCATATCAATTAGGCGATCTTACTTTAAAAAACAGAGTAGTGATGGCTCCAATGACCAGAAATAGAGCAGATAATAAAGAAAAAGCACCAACTAGCTTACACGCTAAATATTACCGCCAAAGAAGTGGTGCTGGCTTAATAATAACAGAAGGTTCACAAATTTCTGAACGTGCTGTAGGTTATATCAACACTCCCGGAATTCATACGGATGCACAAATTGAAGGATGGAAGAAGGTGACCTCTGCTGTTCACGAAGAGGACGGTAAGATATTTATACAATTATGGCACTGCGGAAGAATGTCTCATCCAAAATTTCACAAAGGAGAGAAACCATTAGCACCAAGTGCTGTAAATCCAAATGCACAATCGTACACTCAAGATGGTTTTGAAGATACTGTAGAGCCACAAGCTATGAGCCTTGCAGAAATCAAAGAAACGGTACAAGAATTTAAAAGAGCAGCACAAAACGCGAAAGATGCGGGATTTGATGGTATTGAAATACATTCTTCTAACGGATATCTTATTCATCAGTTCTTCAATAAAAAGGCAAATTTAAGAGATGATGATTACGGAGGAAGCATTCAAAATAGAGCTAGATTCTTTTTTGAGATCATAGATGCTTGTATAGAAGTTTGGCAGGAGAACAGAATTGGTGTAAGATTAAATCCATCTCTTAACGATGTTTTTGGAATTACAGCTACAGAAGAGACGATTCCTACTTTTGACTATATTATAAAAAAGTTAAATGCTTATGATCTTTCTTATCTACACCTTTCAGAACCATTTACAGATGTTTCTGATATAGATTATTTAGAATCTAATATTGCAGAGCATTATAGACCTATTTACAAGGGTAACTTAATGATCAATGCTGGATTTACTCAAGAAAAAGGTAATAAGTTCATTGAAGAAGGAAAAGCAGATATGGTTGCATTTGGAAAACTATTTATTTCTAATCCAGATCTTCCAGCTAGATTTGCAAATAATGCACCTATGGCAGAATGGGATGAAGATACCTTCTATACTCCAGGGGAGAAAGGATACACTGATTATCCTAGATATGAAGATGAGAAAAAAAATGTAAAAGCTGAATAG
- a CDS encoding flavin reductase family protein: MTYYNQQELIKLDKLFRGNLINSCTGYKSANLIATKSVAGIENVAVFNSVSHIGSNPPILSILFRPTTVSRNTYTNIKDTGIFSINSISEDFIKQAHHTAAKYDDTISEFDKSNLTQEYRDGFEAPFVQNSIIQLGCRYLNEYVIKENDTILVLGSIEHLYLKENIILEDGWLDLEKANSIAITGLDAYSKPKLIDRFNYARPEQEVKSIKK, encoded by the coding sequence ATGACATATTACAATCAGCAAGAATTAATAAAGCTGGATAAGTTGTTTAGAGGAAACCTTATTAATAGCTGTACAGGATACAAATCTGCAAATCTTATAGCTACAAAATCTGTAGCAGGAATAGAAAATGTAGCTGTGTTTAACTCTGTTAGTCACATTGGGAGCAACCCTCCCATTCTTTCGATTTTATTTAGACCAACCACGGTTTCCAGAAATACCTATACCAATATAAAAGATACCGGAATTTTTTCAATTAATAGTATTTCAGAAGATTTTATTAAACAAGCTCATCACACCGCAGCCAAATATGATGATACTATCTCTGAATTTGATAAATCAAACTTAACGCAAGAGTATCGAGATGGTTTTGAAGCACCGTTTGTTCAGAATTCAATTATACAATTGGGCTGCAGGTATTTAAATGAATATGTTATTAAGGAAAATGACACCATCCTTGTCTTGGGTAGTATAGAACATCTTTATTTAAAGGAGAATATAATTCTAGAAGACGGTTGGTTAGATCTGGAAAAAGCTAATAGCATTGCCATTACTGGATTAGATGCATATTCCAAACCTAAACTTATAGACCGATTTAATTATGCTCGTCCGGAACAGGAAGTTAAATCAATTAAAAAATAA
- a CDS encoding lmo0937 family membrane protein, whose amino-acid sequence MRDLVWLIVVLLVIGWLVGFFAFPDLGSIIHILLVVAVILIVYKLLTGRRL is encoded by the coding sequence ATGAGAGATTTAGTTTGGCTTATCGTAGTTTTATTAGTAATTGGATGGCTTGTAGGATTTTTTGCTTTTCCAGATCTAGGAAGCATTATCCACATCTTACTTGTAGTAGCTGTAATTTTAATTGTTTATAAACTACTTACTGGAAGAAGACTGTAA
- a CDS encoding SDR family oxidoreductase: MWNLTDKTALITGGTKGIGRATVLEFLNLGAKVLFTARNEDDIIEFENELKAQNLNATGLVSDVSIAEDRMHLKDWIEENWNTLDILVNNAGVNIRKKAMDYSEEEVQKVLNINLYAPFQLSRLLQPFLINSKNATVINIGSVAGSQDVGTGTPYAMAKAGLLQQTRSLAVEWAEMGIRVNAVSPWFTKTSLTKGLLGEEERMRPIIERTPLKRVAEAEEMASIISFLAMEKSSYITGQNIIADGGMSINAI; this comes from the coding sequence ATGTGGAATTTAACAGATAAGACCGCTTTAATAACTGGCGGAACTAAAGGAATAGGTAGAGCTACCGTGCTTGAATTCTTAAATTTGGGTGCTAAAGTTTTATTTACCGCAAGAAATGAAGATGACATAATAGAATTTGAAAATGAATTAAAAGCTCAAAATCTAAATGCTACAGGTTTAGTATCTGATGTCTCGATTGCTGAAGATAGAATGCATTTAAAGGATTGGATTGAAGAAAACTGGAATACTTTAGACATATTAGTGAATAATGCGGGAGTAAACATTAGAAAAAAAGCAATGGATTATTCTGAAGAGGAGGTGCAAAAAGTCTTAAACATCAATTTGTATGCTCCCTTTCAACTAAGTAGATTATTGCAACCATTTCTAATAAATTCTAAGAATGCCACCGTTATAAATATAGGTTCTGTTGCAGGATCTCAAGATGTAGGAACAGGAACACCTTATGCAATGGCAAAGGCAGGATTACTTCAGCAAACAAGGAGTTTAGCCGTAGAATGGGCAGAAATGGGTATAAGAGTAAATGCTGTTTCACCATGGTTCACTAAAACTTCACTTACCAAAGGTTTGCTTGGCGAGGAAGAACGTATGAGGCCAATTATTGAAAGAACACCTTTAAAAAGAGTTGCAGAGGCAGAAGAAATGGCGTCTATCATTTCATTTCTTGCAATGGAGAAATCTTCTTACATCACCGGTCAAAATATTATTGCAGATGGTGGAATGAGCATTAATGCCATTTAA
- the kynU gene encoding kynureninase: MKFENTREFARSLDSEDHLAAYKEEFIFPKVNGKDVIYFTGNSLGLQPRSAKKYVDEIMTDWANLAVEGHFYSDKPWWDYHERFSAKLAKVVGALPEEVTVMNTLTVNLHLLMVSFYRPDKKRYKIICEEKAFPSDQYMIASQVKFHGLNPKDAIVEIKKREGEQNFRTEDILDTIKEVGAECALVLIGGVNYYTGQVMDMETITKAGHEVGAKVGWDLAHAAGNIHLDLHKWDVDFAAWCSYKYMNSGPGNASGCFINKKYHNLKDIPRFEGWWGHNKERRFLMEPEFQPEPNAHAWQISNAPILALAPYLASLEMFEKVGMEALIIKRDKIVAYLEFILHEIDREVEGNFEIITPADQKERGTQLSVFLHGEGKELFNYLMENGVITDWREPNVIRLAPAPFYCSFEDMYEFGQILKKGIETT, translated from the coding sequence ATGAAATTTGAAAATACCAGAGAATTCGCAAGGTCCTTGGATAGTGAAGATCATTTGGCAGCATATAAAGAAGAGTTTATATTTCCGAAGGTGAATGGAAAAGATGTAATTTACTTTACCGGGAATTCTCTTGGTTTACAGCCAAGATCTGCAAAAAAATATGTAGATGAGATCATGACAGATTGGGCTAATCTTGCTGTAGAAGGACATTTCTATTCAGATAAGCCATGGTGGGATTATCATGAACGTTTTTCTGCAAAGCTTGCAAAGGTGGTTGGAGCATTACCAGAAGAGGTAACAGTTATGAATACTCTTACTGTGAACCTGCACCTTTTAATGGTGTCATTTTACCGTCCGGATAAAAAAAGATATAAGATCATATGTGAGGAGAAAGCTTTTCCAAGCGATCAATACATGATTGCTTCTCAGGTTAAATTTCATGGTTTGAATCCTAAAGATGCTATTGTAGAAATTAAAAAGCGAGAGGGAGAACAAAATTTTAGAACAGAAGATATTCTAGATACCATCAAGGAAGTTGGAGCGGAGTGTGCTTTGGTGTTAATAGGAGGTGTTAATTACTACACAGGCCAGGTTATGGATATGGAGACGATAACCAAAGCTGGTCATGAGGTAGGTGCTAAAGTAGGTTGGGATCTTGCACATGCTGCAGGGAATATTCATTTAGATCTTCATAAATGGGATGTTGATTTTGCAGCCTGGTGTAGTTATAAATATATGAATTCTGGTCCTGGTAATGCGTCTGGATGCTTTATTAACAAGAAATATCACAATTTAAAAGATATACCAAGGTTTGAAGGCTGGTGGGGACATAACAAAGAGAGAAGATTCTTAATGGAACCAGAATTTCAGCCAGAACCCAATGCACACGCATGGCAGATAAGTAATGCCCCAATTCTTGCGTTAGCACCTTATTTAGCTTCTTTAGAAATGTTTGAGAAGGTTGGTATGGAAGCTCTAATTATAAAGCGAGATAAGATCGTAGCTTATTTAGAATTTATTCTTCACGAAATTGATAGAGAAGTAGAGGGTAATTTTGAAATTATTACACCTGCAGATCAGAAAGAAAGAGGCACGCAACTATCTGTATTTCTTCATGGGGAAGGTAAAGAGTTGTTCAATTATTTGATGGAAAATGGAGTGATAACAGATTGGAGAGAGCCAAACGTTATTCGTTTAGCTCCAGCTCCATTTTACTGTTCTTTTGAAGATATGTATGAGTTTGGACAAATCCTTAAAAAAGGAATTGAAACCACCTAA
- a CDS encoding O-methyltransferase codes for MHFIPEALDQYAVDHTQAEPELLAELTRETYQKILQPRMLSGHFQGRLLSLISKIHSPQNILELGTYTGYSALCLAEGIQDKGELHTIDVNEELVDFQRRYFDSSPYSSQIFQHLGSALDIIPQLHQKFDLIFLDADKPNYPAYFDLIMDKVNPGALILTDNVLWSGKVIEKVREDDISTKALLKFNKMIANDERIETILLPIRDGISLSRVKK; via the coding sequence ATGCATTTTATCCCAGAAGCATTAGACCAATACGCAGTAGATCATACGCAGGCAGAACCAGAATTATTAGCTGAACTCACCCGAGAAACCTATCAAAAGATCTTACAACCCAGAATGCTTAGTGGTCATTTTCAAGGAAGATTACTTAGCTTGATCTCAAAGATACATAGTCCTCAGAATATTTTGGAATTAGGAACCTATACAGGATATTCTGCATTATGCCTGGCTGAAGGTATTCAGGATAAAGGAGAGTTACATACTATCGATGTAAATGAGGAGCTAGTAGATTTTCAGAGACGTTATTTTGATAGTTCTCCATATTCATCTCAGATCTTTCAGCATCTAGGGAGCGCATTAGATATAATACCTCAACTCCATCAAAAGTTCGATCTTATATTTTTAGATGCAGACAAGCCTAACTACCCAGCTTATTTTGATCTTATAATGGATAAAGTTAATCCTGGAGCGCTTATCCTTACAGACAATGTACTATGGAGCGGAAAGGTTATAGAAAAAGTAAGAGAAGATGATATTTCTACCAAGGCCCTATTAAAGTTTAATAAGATGATTGCCAATGATGAGAGAATAGAGACTATTCTGTTACCTATTAGGGATGGAATAAGCCTAAGTAGAGTTAAGAAATAG
- a CDS encoding phosphatase PAP2 family protein yields MLERLNEWDGKLFVFLNNLGVEQYDNFWIFVTNIKHWIPLYIFFFVLYFITFHWKKALLSSTFLLLTFYVTFVFTNLIKNYSSRLRPNNNPDLSDIIRILQTPDNYSFFSGHASVSFAVTTFFVLSLKSSYKWIYLFYLWPFIFVTSRIYVGVHYPSDIIVGTMIGIIFGFLGFKIFKKISRK; encoded by the coding sequence ATGCTGGAGCGTTTAAATGAATGGGACGGAAAATTGTTCGTATTCTTAAACAATTTGGGAGTTGAGCAGTATGATAATTTCTGGATCTTTGTTACCAACATTAAACACTGGATCCCGTTATATATTTTTTTCTTCGTTCTATATTTTATAACCTTTCATTGGAAAAAAGCCCTTCTTAGTTCCACGTTTCTTCTACTTACCTTTTATGTAACTTTTGTTTTTACCAATTTAATTAAGAATTATTCTTCCAGATTAAGGCCAAATAACAATCCGGATCTTTCGGATATTATTAGGATCCTTCAAACCCCAGACAACTATAGTTTTTTCTCCGGACACGCATCTGTATCTTTCGCTGTAACCACATTTTTTGTGCTTAGTTTAAAGAGTAGCTACAAGTGGATCTACCTGTTTTATTTATGGCCATTTATCTTTGTAACCAGTAGAATATATGTTGGAGTTCACTATCCTTCAGATATTATAGTGGGCACTATGATAGGAATTATATTCGGTTTCTTAGGTTTTAAGATCTTTAAAAAAATCAGCAGAAAATAA
- a CDS encoding twin-arginine translocase TatA/TatE family subunit has protein sequence MITLPLFISGAEIGFIIFILVMVFGADKIPEIARGLGKGMRTVRNATNDIKGEITKSAEKQGIDSNISNDVRNEISKVKEDIEEITGSVRRRL, from the coding sequence ATGATAACACTTCCATTATTTATTAGTGGTGCTGAAATTGGCTTTATAATATTTATATTAGTCATGGTATTTGGCGCCGATAAGATTCCTGAAATAGCCCGCGGATTGGGGAAAGGTATGAGAACTGTTCGAAATGCCACCAATGATATTAAGGGTGAGATTACAAAAAGTGCAGAAAAACAGGGTATAGATTCTAATATCTCGAATGATGTTAGAAATGAGATCAGTAAGGTGAAAGAGGATATTGAAGAAATTACAGGTTCTGTAAGAAGAAGATTGTAG